In the Bradyrhizobium guangzhouense genome, one interval contains:
- a CDS encoding rhodanese-like domain-containing protein produces MKLSTVTPADIRRALLLREEIALLDLRFEAAFATGHPLFAANMAVDRIAIEAAVRLPRKDVPIVIYDDGEGLVASGAERFAALGYSNVRALDGGLKAWRAAGYELFEDVNSYSKAFGELVEARRHTPSFSADEVAKLIADKANIAILDVRRFDEYATMNIPGSVSVPGAELVLRAGQAAPDPETTIIVNCAGRTRSIIGTQSLINAGVPNKVRALRNGTIGWTLARHTLNHGADRRGAIGSFEGGAANARDVAYRAGVRHVSANEMAALVATADRTLYRFDVRDAEDYAAGHLPGFRHYPGGQLVQETDMAAPVRGARIVLTDDKGVRADMTASWLAQMGWEVYVLEGGYDGTLEASPPLVLPKPDPAHRYRRPYEGTEVAEKAMQAYLDWEYGLVEQLRRDGTHGFYVI; encoded by the coding sequence ATGAAGCTTTCGACCGTCACACCCGCCGATATCCGCCGCGCGCTGCTGCTGCGCGAGGAGATTGCGTTGCTCGATCTCAGGTTCGAGGCGGCCTTCGCCACTGGCCATCCGCTGTTTGCCGCCAACATGGCCGTGGATCGGATCGCAATCGAGGCCGCGGTGCGGCTGCCGCGCAAGGACGTGCCAATCGTGATCTATGACGATGGCGAGGGGCTGGTCGCTTCAGGCGCGGAACGATTTGCCGCGCTCGGCTACAGCAATGTTCGCGCGCTCGATGGTGGCCTGAAAGCCTGGCGTGCGGCGGGCTATGAACTGTTCGAGGACGTCAATTCCTATTCAAAGGCGTTTGGCGAGCTGGTCGAGGCGCGCCGTCATACGCCCTCGTTCAGCGCCGACGAGGTGGCAAAACTGATCGCAGACAAGGCCAATATCGCCATCCTCGACGTTCGTCGCTTCGACGAATATGCGACCATGAACATTCCGGGCTCGGTCAGCGTGCCCGGCGCGGAGCTGGTGCTGCGCGCCGGCCAGGCCGCGCCCGATCCCGAGACCACCATCATCGTCAATTGCGCCGGCCGCACCCGCTCGATCATCGGCACCCAATCGCTGATCAATGCCGGCGTGCCCAACAAGGTGCGGGCGCTGCGCAACGGCACGATCGGCTGGACGCTGGCGCGGCACACGCTCAATCACGGCGCCGACAGGCGCGGCGCGATCGGCTCGTTCGAAGGCGGCGCAGCCAATGCCCGCGACGTCGCCTACCGCGCCGGTGTCCGCCACGTCAGTGCGAACGAGATGGCGGCACTGGTCGCAACGGCCGATCGGACGCTCTATCGCTTCGACGTGCGCGACGCCGAGGATTATGCCGCCGGTCATCTCCCGGGCTTTCGCCACTATCCCGGCGGCCAGCTCGTGCAGGAGACCGACATGGCAGCACCCGTGCGCGGCGCGCGCATCGTGCTGACCGACGACAAAGGCGTACGCGCCGATATGACGGCATCCTGGCTCGCGCAGATGGGCTGGGAAGTCTATGTGCTCGAAGGCGGCTATGACGGCACGCTGGAGGCCAGCCCGCCGCTGGTGCTGCCGAAGCCCGATCCGGCGCATCGCTACCGCCGGCCCTATGAGGGCACTGAGGTTGCGGAGAAGGCCATGCAGGCCTATCTCGACTGGGAATATGGCCTCGTCGAGCAGCTCCGCCGTGACGGCACGCACGGGTTCTACGTGATCTGA
- a CDS encoding alpha/beta fold hydrolase, whose translation MQRRTVLKGLGLTATAAIANTPAFAQGAGSAASAAPSPWPSPQLATGNRLGYCRVGNGPTVCVVLHEWLGDHVNWEPVLPYLDPARYTIVFMDLRGYGWSRGMSGSYTLDEAAADVLRTADELAITRFHLVGHSMSGLVAQKIALQAGGRPQSVTLFSPVPPTGFRADEAAMKALNAVIDEDEAAGRAITARTSSRYGAGWLRRKLTIARLASTIEAKRGYLIMFTSSTISGETHGLSAPMHVVTGALDIPFYRGEPLRNAFALAYPRVTFETIDDAGHYSMLETPVRVASIIEKQLAG comes from the coding sequence ATGCAACGCCGCACTGTCCTGAAGGGTCTGGGTCTGACCGCTACCGCCGCCATCGCGAACACGCCGGCATTTGCGCAAGGCGCGGGAAGTGCTGCGAGCGCGGCGCCATCGCCCTGGCCTTCACCGCAATTGGCGACCGGCAACCGGCTCGGCTATTGCCGTGTCGGTAACGGTCCCACGGTGTGCGTGGTGCTACACGAATGGCTTGGCGATCACGTCAATTGGGAGCCGGTGCTGCCTTATCTCGATCCGGCGCGCTACACCATCGTGTTCATGGATCTCAGGGGTTACGGCTGGTCGCGCGGCATGAGCGGCAGCTACACGCTGGATGAGGCCGCTGCCGACGTGCTGCGCACCGCCGATGAACTCGCCATCACCCGTTTCCATCTTGTCGGTCACTCGATGTCTGGCCTGGTGGCGCAGAAAATTGCGCTTCAGGCGGGGGGCAGGCCCCAGAGCGTGACGCTGTTCTCGCCGGTGCCACCGACCGGCTTCCGCGCCGACGAGGCGGCGATGAAGGCGCTCAATGCCGTCATTGACGAGGACGAAGCGGCCGGGCGCGCGATCACCGCCCGCACATCCAGCCGCTACGGCGCCGGCTGGCTGCGCCGCAAGCTCACCATCGCGCGCTTGGCCTCGACGATCGAGGCCAAGCGCGGCTATCTCATCATGTTCACCTCCTCCACCATATCAGGCGAAACGCATGGACTGTCTGCGCCGATGCATGTCGTGACGGGCGCACTGGATATTCCGTTCTATCGTGGCGAGCCGCTGCGGAATGCCTTCGCGCTGGCCTATCCCCGCGTGACCTTCGAGACCATCGACGACGCCGGCCATTATTCCATGCTGGAAACCCCGGTGCGGGTCGCCAGCATCATCGAGAAGCAGCTCGCGGGCTAG